Genomic DNA from Danio rerio strain Tuebingen ecotype United States chromosome 5, GRCz12tu, whole genome shotgun sequence:
TTCtgcctgtttaaaataaacagaaaagacACAAACTGGAAATTTGTTATTACTTTTTGTTGTAACATACACTCCTACCCCCAAAAACCAAGGGACATACTGAACCTTGACTCCAGTGTACCGTTACACTATGTAGTCTTTATGAAATCCGTTTAAGTTTTTACTAAATTCTATTTttcctaatgttttttttaataaacatattttagtaACCAAAAAGCAAAGTTAATTgaaattttgatttgtttttatttaaaaagtttaatataGAACACTTTTTGACTTTTAGCTAACCAATGAAAtaggttttacttttttttcttctaacgttccattttatttctgttaaaattAATACCTGCTTTAAAAAAGTAAGCATTTCtttaaaatagttattattaGGATTGCTGCTTTGAGAAGTACATTCAActacaaaaataatttatttctgtcatcatttatttaagaAAAACCAAAATTGTATTTAGTTTTGTGGCTGATTTATCACTGCCACTTCTCCACACCACACTGAAGAGGTGTACAGCAGAACTTTGGATTTATTCATCAACAATttccaaatcagtgacatcatcttTTTACTAAACTATTTCCAATTTATTCACTGAATTGCCCTATTCCATCATCTTCCATCATTTGGGACATTCCATCAATGTCCCAAATTAAAGGACAAAACCTACTTAATCTGTTTTATCTGTTCAGGCTAATATCCATTACAGagagttcagtttaattcaggtgtttattattattattcttagttttctttgttttcttctttACACAGATTGAGAAACGTTCTTTCAGTACTTGGTCCTGATGCCTTAAAGAAATCCAAGAAAGAGGATGAAAAAGCAAAACGCACTCATGAAGAGGTAGGAGCATCTGCTTTAGTAGATGTTTCACTTTATTATAGActaatttatttgtataaaaaacGTAAGGTGATTGTATATGCATATTTTGTGCAGTATCAACAGACATGGTACCATGAAGGACCTACATCTCTGAAGGAAGCGCGTTTGTGGTTAGCCAAGTATTCACTGCCTAGGTAAACTCTGAAACTGTTTTCCATCAgcagtataaatattattataataatttaaaatttggaattgttgttttgttttgcagagCTGTGAAACGTTTAGACGCAGCAAGAGCCCAAAAAGAAATTCCAGAATCTACACGAACAATTAAACAGCAAGAGCTTCACAAGAACTTGCGGGTACGACAGCAtgtcaaaaaaatgaaaaaaaaaatctatatttgtcTTGTCACTGCTGtgtataaatttgtttttataaatgtaatttgttttatttagaatgTAAATAACTTCTGCAGCCAGATCGGAGACGACCGTCCAATATCTTACTGCCAGTTTAGCCCCAACTCAAAGCTGCTTGTGACGGCATCATGGTATGTGCTGTATATcagttttgtatttaatttagtacattattataaaaattcTGTATTATTTATCTAAATTTTGGGGCTAAAAATAAGGACTTCAAAAATGCTTAATTGCTGCTTTAATACAGCAGAACAAAGAGAATAtagttagtatttttttttctcagaaggAAAATTTGTATTGGAAATACTGTGGGAATTTTCCTTGCCCTGCTCTTGCCTATACAtgtacgtttaaaaaaaaaaaattctagcaacttaaatgtgaaaattttttttttcattttgttaattaaCTAAacgttatttgtttttaaagacttttaggtttggtttgattaaaacAAACTAGTACTATTGCTCCATTGgtgcaattaatttaaaaaggcTTGAATGCTTCCCGTTGAACACTGTCCTGTGCCAAACTAGTGGATCAACATTAACTTTTTCAGCACATCTAAAAGAACACTGACCAAATATGTCTAATAGAGATGTGCGGTTTAGCTGAAATGACACCAGAATCCACAGCTTCATACTAATCATCCACCCGCCTGCACATATACTTTTACCTGATATATGTATCTGGACCCGACTCGCACCCAGTcttcaattaaataatttatttctttgttttaggcatgatgatAGGTCAACAaggatattaacagcagattcagtgagctaatctgcgcatctctgatagtaaaataatatgttaatcttaaacgtttttaaatgaacatttatttatgaaaacaaaagtttgtcttttagacaacattttcctcatttttttaaaaaagatacagaaagtaaaaataagacattttagcttttacagatacaggaacaagatAACAAAAAGGGTGTCACTTCAGCCTAAACGACGGCTATGTTATGTTTACTTATCTACTATGCCTGGATTTGGGCGATTCCGCCTCACCTTCAAAACCAACACAGAGCAAGCGTTTGCTCGCAGATATAAAACACAAAATGCCACCATGAAAAGGACATAATAATAAAGCAGCTTTTACCTCGCATAGTTTGCCTAATTTTAATACTGGCATTAGAAATGAGTCTTAATTAAACCTCAATGCAGCACACAGCATTGTTTTGTATGTTTCTTGCTGTTGTTGGTTTTTTTTGTATATCTTCGGTTCAGTATTAAAATACGAATAGAAATGTGAATGCTAAAACATGGCTAAATGTATCATTTTGCACCAAACAAACAGAGCTGAACTTGTATTTATAAGACATTTCTGTTGTAGGTCGGGCTTGTGTAAATTGTGGAAGGTCCCCGATTGTACTCTTATACGCACATTAAGAGGTAAATACAGCAAATATATTCTGTAATGTTTATTCATCAAGTTGTCTGTTTGTGTTCTAGTTTTTGAGGAGCAGCTTGTAGCGTTGTATTAATCGTTGGTGAACCCTTCCTCTTCAGGTCACAATACCAATGTGGGAGCGATTAGCTTTCACCCACAAGCCACACTAACACTTGAGGAGTCAGATGTCAATATGGCCTCTTGTGCTGCAGATGGATCTGTTAAGCTGTGGAGTTTAGACAGGTGTGTATCTTTTAGGATTATGTAAATCTGTTATCTGAAGGAAAACTGTAACATTCACCTGTTTTTTTAATAGTGATGAACCTATAGCAGACATTGAGGGACACTCTATGAGGGTGGCTCGGGTGACCTGGCATCCCTCTGGCCGGTTTCTGGGCACAACTTGGTATGAATCTATTTATATTTTGTCAATTTGTTTTAAAGAGCtcctattttgcattaaaaaatgtaattttctggttttgggggtctccagcaACTCGCTGATCTGCatgtaaggtcaaaaaacactttcattgtcttataatatgcatttttttttttacctaattatcccagcgactcccatatgaatcattCAACGATTCATTAGTTCCCAAACCCCTCcgtagcgcaaagctaatctgcagtgattggtccgatgacctaATTTGTTGTGATTGATCAACTGCTTTTagcacgagacagagagaaaagccCACCATGGCTATGAAATAGCAGCCAGAGAGTATGTtggagcccaatgcaggaattcAATAAATCAATGCAGTTAAAGgccagcatattgctctactcTTAACCCAAACCCCAAGTAGTAACAAAGACACACAGTATTAATCCACAgtattcagtattaatccacattGTTGTAAaagttaaactattttaaaaaattgaccATGCTGcgtgtgtgaggaacagctgatggtggccatagcaaagcaTAGCAGAGGATCGCCAGTTCAGAAACTCACTTAAAATTGGTAAAGGTAGAAGCACGTGTCacgtttttaccacgttttttttACGTGATATGTAaacagccccatacagatttaacctgagagatacagtacaagcacgggtgattacaacttataacacacaattaaacgcatattttgcaaactacacaaaacgggGCAACAATTTTTATGCCACTTACATGTTAGGATCcaaaggaagaagaaactggtccatttgaGCTGAAAAAGtcccatagtctctgctgctccttcaatagcaaacggtagatgcagcgtaggttattgtatcaaaaattcATCTTCACATCATGGTCAGTCCTGCGATCCCCCGCGCCTCCACTAGTGTGTGGAGGGAGAGAGCATGCATATTTTAACGGAAGTGGaagtacatatttggtgatgtactgtaTTGATGTCGATGCGATCTAACAAAATATCCAAACCCAACTTGATTCGTTTATTTGACTgagtcaaatatttcgctaaagaatcaatagttttaaacatgctgcactttTAGATTTTAACCTCAGCctcacttagagctgtgtaacacgctgcatggaaggtcattttcaaaaactcatattaggggctctttaatatgtGAACCAGaacaataatatgaatattagATGTTTTGATCAAACGTTTGTGttgtaaaatagttttattagcttttttccccctctctctaaGCTATGATCACTCATGGCGACTTTGGGATCTTGAGGTCCAAGAAGAAATTCTTCATCAGGAGGGTCACAGTAAAGGCGTCCATGATCTGCACTTCCACCCAGATGGCTCTTTGGCAGGAACTGGGTAAGGGCCTCACACTAAACCCTGATGCGCTCCACTGTTTTTGTAATAGAATAGGCATAAACTCTTCAGCTACTTTCATAATCATGATTAGACACTCAATTAAAAACTTGACTTAACCCAGTCTGTCTACTTGCAGCAATGGTCTTGTATAAGAAAAGCCTAAACCacatatattttcacttcatgaagttgtttatttaaacagctttttttgATGAATTAAACTTTTCACAAAGGATCGAATGTTTGATTATTGCTTTAATGCTCTATTGCTTAATGTACAGTGGTTTGGATTCATTTGCACGTGTCTGGGACCTGCGCACTGGTCGCTGTGTCATGTTCCTAGAGGGCCACATCAAAGAGATTTACAGCATCAACTTTTCCCCAAACGGGTGAGTTAATGTAACCCCGTATGATTATTTACCAAAGCCGTTCACTGTTATAATGATCATAACCCTGCAATCATCATTATGCAGCTTTCATGTGGCAACGGGAAGTGGAGATAATGCCTGTAAAGTGTGGGACCTTCGCCAGAGACGGTGCATATACACAATCCCAGCCCATCAGAACCTTGTGTCCTCTGTCAAGTTCCAACGTGAGTATTCAAATCAGGATGTTTGTTTTGTGCATCAGTGATTTagagggatggttcacccaataGTCCTCACACTCAATTggttttaaacttcagttgaacACAACAAGATATTCTGACGAAACGGCAGTCATTGAAATCCATATTCGGAACAAAACTAGAAGGAAGTCAATGACTGCTGCGTTTCAACATCCTTCAAActgtattttgtgttcaacagaagaaagaaactcaggcttggaaatataaataatgtcagaatttttTATTCTTGGgtgattttaagattttaaggctGGTTTGAGCCCGAAGTTACCAAGCTCGCTGACAGATCAGGCTGTGATTGGGGAAAAATCTGGGGGAGCGAGGCAGGCTTTATGCgtaaactactgaacaacgcatcaaaaAGGCTCGCTGTTGCGTTGCTGAAACCTCGCAGATGAAAATCCAATATCtagcatgctgaatattccagagcagtcggcccaCTCGACCCCAtatgtggtcagatgtagtgatgAGCTGCAGCCAACGAGAGAGCACATCAGGCATCAGCATGCGCTGAATGGCCATTGTGCTCGGGAGCTAATAGAAACGTCTGTGATTGGCCAGAGTGGGCATAGATGCACTCGTTTCATTCGGTGTTAACACTGatatgagagtaggctatattaacaaaGGAACTAGAAATCTACAtatattagaattaccatactgctcatctGACCGTTCTCAAATAAGACATTATTTTccattcaaagcttctattgaaatattaaaattaagctttaaatgtcTGTCATATTTCATGACACCACTACCCTAAAAATATGatctttttggtaatacagcctataaatatgtagttaaaacAGTAAAACACCCAAAAAGGTTTGGGCCTCGCTTTTattttcaaacaggagctattttacacagaatatgctgttttgaaagttatatctgaagtaaatttctgtttttgctatcagaaagttGTGTTTATATTAGCAGGAAGTTGCAAGGCACACAtgtttaaagtcacagcgaaaagtagcaaacatgcatgcagtcattttgaccgaTATGGTGATTAAAggtagaaatgctcagttcttttctgttttgtaattaaataaaataactagaaaGAAATACACAGATATTTTGGAAACGTCAGGGTGTTATAGATGTCCGTTGTATTtcaaaaagtaatctaattacaaAAAATTTTAAACTCTGACTGTTTTTGTAGGTCTAGTGTTAAATCGATTGATTCACTGATGCATCAGCTGATtgaagatgtttttaaatgctccaTTCAAAGCTTGAAActctgtcagtgatgtcatcagcacacaagcagccaatagtgttcagctttttctgacggcTCCTCCCTCAAAAATGTATTGACTGGTTTGGTAGTTGGACTGAGCTAATGGGGAACGAGTTGCTGTCAGATCATCTAGTGTGTGACTCCTGTCTTGTGGATCATTACGTAGTGTCGTGTAGTGTGAACATCACAACGATTTAAAGACCCAAAATCAAGTCGTGTAGTGTAAACAGCACAGCTATCTGCCGATGTTtgaagtcatgcagtgtgaactaggcatgggacgataaacgTTTTCAGGGTATACTGCAGAtgaaaaaagtcaaggttttaaaactgtcaatTGTCTGCAATACCATTcccaaggtatgtgtaagatttttttgtagaacaacagtatctccagcagaaaatatatccaaagatgtcgttttaaattgtaaaaaaaaatatcagtttttgaaactaataaagacagcagcaGTCTATgactcatttgaattattttgcctgacatgtttactgctccaaaatattttaaatgtttctcaaaaggtcttgttttttactcagacattaagaaaagaatatattttagagcagtgatcacaataccatggatccgtgatatttttatccaaggttatcaatcTGTCAGAAtattataccggcccatgcctagtgtgaactaggctttagttCAATTTGGGGGCCAAAAACTGTAACCTTGAAGTGCATCTTTGAAATTTATAGTATAATCACAAGAATACAACTGACATTGTGTGCATACCTCTAGTCTGAACAGAGACTGCAAATGTAGGTGCATAACAGGACcaggtgtgtttgtttacaaAGAGGCCTGGTGTACGTAATAAAACTGTTTTCTTTGATCCATGTGAATTTTGACAAAGGTGTCAACTTTATGCCGAGCAAACTGAAAACCGTGTTATTTAGTACATTGCTGTTGTGTAAACACCCTTTCTTCACCTCTGTTGAACTAGTAATTAGCATTTGTGCAGTGTCAGCATTAACAATCTCCTCTTCTTTTAGCTAATGATGGGCATTATTTGCTGACTGGTGCGTATGACAACACGGCTAAAATCTGGACTCATCCTGGCTGGTCCCCGCTGAAGACCCTGGCAGGACATGAGGGGAAGGTGATGGGGGTTGACCTTTCACCTGACGGACAGCTCATCGCAACCTGTTCTTATGACCGAACCTTTAAACTCTGGATGTCAGAATGAGATGTTTGGTCTTGATGTACAGGGCGTTTGTCATTTTTGTAATgcggttttatttttttccacttcaGTTTTTAAGTTCAACCTTTGAACCGAAAGATGATTGAATTAATTAAAGCACAAGTTCAATCAGTGAAACGTTTCCTAAAGTTTGGGTTTGTGTTCTAACAAGAGTGTTTTTCCATCAAATGGTTTATTAGATCTAAAATCCAGTCAGTCCGGTTATCCATCATACTTCCAATTTGAACACTGGCTCTTGCAGAATTTGTCCGGTTACTGATCCATCCGAGTTCCCAGATCAAACTGATTATCTTATCTCCGGTAACTCTGCAATGGTATCTATGCTTTCAGCACCACCAGCAGCAGAGCAGGCAGTGTTTGCAGCAGGGGCTCCTGGGGAAGCGACGCTCCGTCAGAGCCACATTGGCCCAGGCTGAAGGAGGCTGATCTGTGATTGGCTGCTTTTTGAAGGAGCTCTTGGTCTCCAGCTGTGTTTTCTGGCTGTAGGCTCGCTGGTTTTCTACTTCAGCTTTGACACCCAGAAACGCAGCCAGGTCTAGATCTAGTGCGGTGGCTCCTCCACGAGGCACAGGAGTGTTCTGTCTGCACTGCGGACACGGGATCCACATCTGTGATGGGAAGGCAAGATACGTCAGCTGAGGGGTATACAGTATAGCTAGGTCTAGGAAATATCAGAATTGCTGTGTAGGCATGAGGGGTGTACAATATTTATAACATGCAGTTTGAAAAATTGACTAGCCCTCTATTGGAAAATGTTCACTTATTACCCAAGAGATTTTTAACAAGGCATCTGACAAAGCATTTTCCATGTGGAAAAATAGTTGTTTCTTtaagtttggctgaaataaaagcagtttttaattaatatttcttttaaattaaagtcaatattatttgcccccttaaaaaagatttttttccccCCGACTGGCTACAGAACAAGACAGTGTTGTTCCACGACTTGCTTAATTGACCTagcctgcccagttaacctaattaacctagttaggcatttaaatggcattttaaactGAATACTCGAGTCttatacaaataatatttactatcaTGTCATCAAGTTTCATCTCATTaacatttctgtttaaaaaaatgtgttgagaGTCTCTGTTTAACATTATGTAATTTCACAAGatggctgataattttgacttcaactgtccaTCACtcgataaataaaaataaaacttaataaaataaactaattaaaataaaattttatattgttAATGATATATTGGTTACGTGAACTTGCATAActttatttgaaaacaacatttctaATCAATTATACAAAATTATAAGTGTCAATGAAATTAGACATCTGTACATTAAAATGTGTAGAATAAAAGGGTGCAATATAGCTATTGCACCCTTCACCTTTAATGCTATTAATAAATGTTCAGCTTTTTTTTGGACATATTGCTGAAGAAACCACATGCCATgtacgctacctgacaaaagtcttgtcacctatccaagttttagaaacaaccaataataacttgacttctagttgaccatttggtatcggaagtggcttatatgaaaggcaaaggcctctagattgcgcttattttaccaaaatataatatgatcatgtctcgatttttaatgatttaattaggacagtaaggtctgactttgcatagacaaaagtctcgtcacttaacagaaataatgtacagtatagaatataaagtcatggtgaagtgggaaaagaattaataatgtatatgactctcatgagcttgaaggactgaatccatacatttctgcaatgactccaatatcttcttaataaagtcatctggaatggcaaagaaagtgttcttgcaggactcccaaagttcatcaagactctttggattcgttttcaatgcctcctccatcttacccaagacatgattaataatgttcatgtctggtgactgggctcgccagtcctggagcaccctgaccttctttgcttacaggaactttgatgtggagtcTAAAGTATGAaaagcactatcctgctgaagaatttgcccactcctgtgttttgtaatggaatgggcagcacaaatgtcttgatacctcaagtTGTTGATATTCGCAGATCTCTCGTACATCCCCATACTGAttttaaccccaaaccatgatttttccttcaccaaacttgactgatttctgtgagaatcttgggtccatgcggatcccaataggtcttttgcagtatttgtgaagattgagatgcagttcaacagatgatttattgtAAAAATCTACTGTCTGCCACTTTTAAATTTGATCAACTAAAGggccaagttattatttgttgcttttacaactgggatccacgacaagacttttgtcaggtagtgtatatgcatTTTTACTATTCATCACACCCTGAAGACTGTGTATAACACTTGTTATCAGTAATATTTCCTGCAAAAACCATCATTGTATTTGCGCTCCGTAATAAACAATTGGTGAATGTGATGCTCTACTGGCACCTGCTCATTGATGAGTGTGTCAAGGCGCTTCAGACAGGCCTGGCAGAACGTGTGTCCGCAGTAGAGCTTCCGTGGTAGTCGTTCTCCCAGATTATATGCACTGTAGCAGACGATGCAGTCCAGTTTACGGCTGTCCCGGGAGTTCTGCGCCCCGGCGTCTGCATCCACATCCCCTTCAACCGGAGTCGCAGACACAGGTCCATCCTTAACCGAAATCCTACAAAAGTAGCTCAAGATGATCAAGATATTTAGTGTGATTGAACtacaataaatgtaattttgattattaaaaaaaaataaataaataaagtagctgTTAATTTACTCTACCCTGAGGTGATAAAAGATGTAGGAGCCTTTTTTCTTcattagaaaattaaaatattttatatatttctgcTGAAATTGAAATACTTGAACTGAAAAAACTCTCAAGTCAATTGCTAATTGCACAttgagtcaaaaacaaaaaaacatacaagcAAAACAAGATCGACTGGCCAATGAGATCTTATAAAGTGAAAGGATGAGTTTGTTTGGTTGagtttcttctgtagaacacaaacaaatatatacattctgaaaaatgttggaaacaagTAACCATTAAACtcgatagtatttgttttttttccctaaagAAGCAAACtgttaccggtttctaacattcttcaaaatatcctcttttgaaCTCAACACAATAAAGAAACTTATAGAGGTCTGAAAACCGTTTGAAGGTAAACAGTGAGTATATTTCTTGAaggtgattttattttgctgctttaaaatgagtttaattaacacaattcttaaggattttggggacaacttaattgtttatgttcaatccagttacatttatgaaaacatttaagtgaacttaatcgatttggattgggacaacttaaaggaattgtgtgggacccagttttttttacagtgtattatgccTTTAAATACACAACCTTGGCAAATCTGGATTTAAAAAATTAGGATCATACAGGagcatctacactgtaaaacccaaaagactaatttgaggaaaccgattgcaacaaaccatttaagttgaaaAACTAATGCTAATGAGTACCGTgaactttatttatttcagtaaacaaagcaattagagcacagtaaaacccaataaatgaagagaactcaaaccaaccgagtagtgcaaaactcaataagttaaggcaactcaaaccgattgaagaaaccaattgctacaaaccatttga
This window encodes:
- the prpf4 gene encoding U4/U6 small nuclear ribonucleoprotein Prp4, which gives rise to MSDEDEAPVVKRSRIFYGSLEEKEKERLSREGTSTTAKDAVKAGIEAGHINISSGESMEMEERVSERQAEVLAEFERRKRARQITVSTDDVEVKACLRALGEPITLFGEGPAERRERLRNVLSVLGPDALKKSKKEDEKAKRTHEEYQQTWYHEGPTSLKEARLWLAKYSLPRAVKRLDAARAQKEIPESTRTIKQQELHKNLRNVNNFCSQIGDDRPISYCQFSPNSKLLVTASWSGLCKLWKVPDCTLIRTLRGHNTNVGAISFHPQATLTLEESDVNMASCAADGSVKLWSLDSDEPIADIEGHSMRVARVTWHPSGRFLGTTCYDHSWRLWDLEVQEEILHQEGHSKGVHDLHFHPDGSLAGTGGLDSFARVWDLRTGRCVMFLEGHIKEIYSINFSPNGFHVATGSGDNACKVWDLRQRRCIYTIPAHQNLVSSVKFQPNDGHYLLTGAYDNTAKIWTHPGWSPLKTLAGHEGKVMGVDLSPDGQLIATCSYDRTFKLWMSE
- the rnf224 gene encoding uncharacterized protein LOC795181 produces the protein MDGTVSGTTDPQENRSVKDEDRISVKDGPVSATPVEGDVDADAGAQNSRDSRKLDCIVCYSAYNLGERLPRKLYCGHTFCQACLKRLDTLINEQMWIPCPQCRQNTPVPRGGATALDLDLAAFLGVKAEVENQRAYSQKTQLETKSSFKKQPITDQPPSAWANVALTERRFPRSPCCKHCLLCCWWC